In Pedobacter heparinus DSM 2366, the following are encoded in one genomic region:
- a CDS encoding ribonuclease Z yields MKFEVTILGSSSATPVYNRNPTAQLLNCNEKFYLIDCGEGTQQQLIRFGFKANKIDFVFISHLHGDHYFGLIGLLSSLHLNGRIKPIKIFAPAALAEILELQFKHSETVIRYPVEFVATQTDAPAEIFENADLKVETIILNHRIPCTGFKFVQKKRLRKLIVEKLEAEEIPVDCYPLLKRGADLDLPDGRVLLNADYTTDSDRPKQYCYCSDTLFDETYFESIQGCDTLYHEATFLHEMVDRANQTHHTTALQAAEIAKMTGAAKLLIGHFSSRYKTLQPLLEEARSVFENTELAIEGNTYTI; encoded by the coding sequence ATGAAGTTTGAGGTCACTATTTTAGGCAGTAGTTCTGCAACACCTGTATACAATAGAAATCCGACAGCCCAGCTTTTAAATTGCAACGAAAAGTTCTATCTGATCGATTGCGGGGAAGGAACTCAGCAACAACTGATCAGATTTGGATTTAAAGCCAATAAGATAGATTTTGTTTTCATCAGCCATTTGCATGGCGATCATTATTTTGGATTGATTGGATTGCTTTCCAGCTTGCATTTAAACGGACGGATTAAGCCCATCAAAATATTTGCTCCGGCAGCTCTGGCTGAAATACTCGAGCTGCAGTTTAAACATTCGGAAACGGTGATCAGGTATCCGGTTGAGTTCGTGGCCACACAGACAGATGCGCCGGCAGAGATTTTTGAAAATGCGGACCTAAAGGTAGAAACCATTATTCTAAACCACAGGATTCCCTGTACAGGCTTTAAATTTGTACAAAAGAAAAGGCTGAGAAAATTGATTGTTGAAAAGCTGGAAGCTGAAGAAATTCCTGTTGATTGTTATCCCTTGCTGAAAAGAGGGGCTGACCTTGATCTGCCTGATGGCAGGGTTTTATTGAATGCAGATTATACAACAGATTCTGACCGCCCTAAGCAATATTGCTATTGTTCTGATACGCTGTTCGACGAAACTTATTTTGAAAGTATACAGGGTTGTGATACCCTGTACCATGAAGCCACTTTTTTACACGAAATGGTAGACAGGGCAAACCAGACACACCATACCACCGCATTACAGGCCGCTGAGATTGCGAAAATGACCGGAGCAGCTAAATTGCTTATCGGACATTTTTCTTCCAGGTACAAGACTTTACAGCCACTGCTGGAGGAAGCCAGATCCGTATTTGAAAATACTGAACTGGCGATTGAAGGAAATACCTATACGATTTAG
- a CDS encoding competence/damage-inducible protein A produces the protein MLAEIITIGDEILIGQIVDTNSAWMAQKLNLIGIKVKQITSVSDDAAHITEALKLAEGRADVILITGGLGPTKDDVTKVTMAKYFHMGFRRDQETLDHVTHIFTSLNRPMIELNRRQADVPDGCEVIQNKNGTAPCMWFEQHGKIYVSMPGVPFEMMYLMTEEILPRLKNAFKLPAIFHKTILTAGIGESFLAQEIEDIENALPDHIKLAYLPKLGQVRLRLSGTGADEATLQQEVMFYAQQLIGRVKKNVVADQDIPLEKALLNIMQERQLTLSTAESCTGGYISQLITQHPGCSAVFAGAAVTYSNALKMSVLGVLPETLENYGAVSEQTVKEMAMGAVANFKTDYAVAVSGIAGPDGGTEEKPVGTVWIAVATQYKVVARLFRFGNRRAQNIERAAIAALTMVLNELKQDVG, from the coding sequence ATGTTAGCTGAAATTATAACCATTGGTGATGAAATACTGATCGGGCAGATTGTAGATACCAATTCTGCATGGATGGCACAGAAATTAAACCTGATCGGTATTAAGGTTAAACAGATTACCTCGGTGTCTGATGATGCAGCACATATTACAGAAGCGCTGAAACTTGCCGAAGGTCGGGCGGATGTAATCCTGATTACCGGAGGTCTTGGGCCTACTAAAGATGATGTGACCAAAGTAACTATGGCAAAGTACTTCCATATGGGTTTTAGAAGGGACCAGGAAACTTTAGACCATGTAACGCATATTTTTACGAGCCTGAACAGACCGATGATAGAGCTGAACCGCCGGCAGGCTGATGTGCCCGATGGCTGTGAGGTGATCCAGAATAAGAATGGTACGGCACCTTGTATGTGGTTTGAGCAACATGGAAAAATCTATGTGTCTATGCCAGGGGTGCCATTCGAAATGATGTACCTGATGACGGAAGAGATCCTGCCACGTTTGAAAAACGCATTTAAACTGCCCGCTATTTTTCATAAAACCATTTTAACGGCCGGTATTGGCGAATCTTTCCTGGCCCAGGAAATTGAAGACATTGAAAATGCCTTACCTGATCACATTAAACTGGCTTATCTGCCCAAACTTGGACAGGTACGGCTGAGATTAAGTGGAACAGGTGCCGATGAAGCAACGCTGCAGCAGGAAGTGATGTTTTATGCACAGCAACTGATCGGCAGGGTGAAAAAAAATGTGGTGGCCGACCAGGATATTCCGCTGGAAAAGGCACTGCTGAACATCATGCAGGAACGGCAGCTTACCTTGAGCACTGCCGAAAGTTGTACTGGTGGTTATATTTCTCAATTGATCACGCAGCATCCTGGATGTTCTGCCGTATTTGCAGGCGCTGCGGTTACTTATTCCAATGCATTAAAAATGTCCGTCCTTGGTGTGCTGCCTGAAACCCTGGAAAATTACGGAGCGGTGAGTGAGCAAACAGTAAAAGAAATGGCCATGGGTGCGGTTGCTAATTTCAAAACAGATTATGCGGTCGCCGTGAGTGGAATTGCCGGCCCGGATGGAGGTACTGAAGAGAAACCCGTTGGTACTGTGTGGATTGCAGTAGCAACCCAATATAAGGTAGTGGCCAGGTTGTTCAGGTTTGGCAACCGTCGTGCACAAAATATTGAACGTGCGGCAATAGCTGCATTAACGATGGTTTTGAATGAGCTGAAACAAGATGTGGGTTAA
- a CDS encoding phosphoribosylaminoimidazolesuccinocarboxamide synthase gives MTAIKETNFSFPKQTSFYKGKVRDVYTIDNRFMAMVVTDRISAFDVVLPEAIPFKGQVLNQIAAKFLNATKDIVPNWVIAVPDEMVTIGRICEPFKVEMVVRGYLAGHAWREYSAGKRSVCGVALPEGLKENDKLPGPIITPTTKASVGHDEDISREDILAKGIVSLADYSQLENYTYALYERGTQMAAERGLILVDTKYEFGKVGEEIYLIDEIHTPDSSRYFYAEGYSERQEQNEPQKQLSKEFVRKWLIENGFQGKEGQSIPVMTPEIVNSIADRYIELYEQITGDRFVKNEQADVVARIEKNVNGFLSTIKF, from the coding sequence ATGACAGCAATTAAAGAAACAAATTTTAGCTTTCCGAAGCAGACCAGTTTTTATAAAGGTAAAGTACGCGATGTATATACCATAGATAACCGCTTTATGGCAATGGTGGTTACTGACAGGATATCTGCATTTGATGTGGTTTTACCGGAAGCAATTCCTTTTAAAGGACAGGTATTGAACCAGATTGCAGCTAAGTTTTTAAATGCAACAAAGGATATTGTGCCCAACTGGGTAATTGCGGTACCGGATGAAATGGTAACTATTGGACGCATCTGTGAGCCATTTAAAGTAGAGATGGTAGTAAGGGGATACCTTGCCGGACATGCCTGGAGAGAGTATAGTGCCGGTAAACGCAGCGTTTGTGGTGTGGCTTTACCGGAAGGGTTAAAAGAAAACGATAAACTACCCGGGCCGATCATTACACCAACAACCAAGGCATCGGTGGGCCATGATGAAGATATATCAAGGGAAGATATACTGGCTAAAGGTATTGTTTCGCTAGCAGATTATTCGCAACTTGAAAATTACACGTATGCCTTATACGAGCGTGGTACACAGATGGCCGCTGAACGCGGACTGATCCTGGTGGATACAAAATACGAATTTGGCAAAGTGGGTGAGGAGATTTATTTAATTGATGAGATCCACACGCCGGATTCTTCACGTTATTTTTATGCCGAAGGTTATTCGGAAAGGCAGGAACAGAATGAGCCGCAGAAGCAATTGTCGAAAGAATTTGTGCGTAAGTGGCTGATCGAAAATGGTTTTCAGGGTAAAGAGGGACAAAGTATTCCGGTAATGACCCCTGAGATCGTGAATTCGATAGCCGATCGCTATATTGAACTTTATGAACAGATTACGGGAGACCGTTTTGTGAAAAATGAACAGGCAGATGTGGTAGCGCGTATTGAAAAAAATGTAAACGGCTTTTTAAGTACAATTAAATTTTAA
- a CDS encoding PhoH family protein — protein sequence MNELKLTLESVDPVQFWGTNNEHYELIKNAFPKLKVVARGNEVKVLGDDQELKGFEQKYNQLLGHLEQYSSLTPNDVESILVSKKAQVAADNGTEKPANTGGGGEVIVFGTNGLMVKARTANQRKMVDSIGKNDVLFAIGPAGTGKTYTAVALAVRALKNKEIKRIILTRPAVEAGENLGFLPGDLKEKVDPYLRPLYDALDDMIPAEKLKTYIENRTIEIAPLAFMRGRTLDNCFVILDEAQNSTDLQLKMFLTRMGPSAKFIVTGDVTQIDLPKKQMSGLHNALRILDDIPGIEIIYLNGDDVVRHKLVKRILKAYGDIQ from the coding sequence TTGAACGAACTAAAATTAACACTAGAATCGGTAGATCCGGTACAGTTTTGGGGCACAAATAATGAGCACTACGAGCTGATTAAAAATGCTTTTCCTAAACTTAAAGTTGTAGCAAGAGGGAATGAGGTTAAGGTACTTGGTGATGATCAGGAACTTAAGGGCTTTGAACAGAAATATAACCAGTTGCTTGGTCACCTGGAGCAATACAGTTCTTTGACACCAAATGATGTGGAATCGATTTTAGTTTCAAAGAAGGCGCAGGTTGCAGCTGATAATGGGACCGAGAAACCGGCAAACACAGGTGGGGGAGGCGAAGTGATCGTATTTGGTACAAACGGATTGATGGTTAAGGCCAGAACTGCGAACCAGAGGAAAATGGTAGACAGTATCGGAAAAAACGATGTGCTGTTCGCTATCGGCCCTGCCGGAACCGGAAAGACCTATACAGCGGTGGCTTTGGCAGTAAGGGCTTTGAAAAATAAGGAAATCAAACGCATTATATTAACCAGGCCGGCTGTAGAGGCGGGAGAGAACCTGGGTTTTTTGCCCGGAGATTTAAAAGAAAAAGTAGATCCTTACCTGCGCCCTTTGTATGATGCTTTGGACGATATGATACCGGCGGAGAAGCTGAAAACCTATATAGAGAACCGGACGATTGAAATTGCACCTTTGGCCTTTATGCGTGGAAGGACGCTTGACAATTGTTTTGTGATACTGGATGAGGCACAAAACTCGACCGACCTGCAGTTAAAAATGTTTTTGACCCGTATGGGGCCATCGGCAAAATTTATTGTAACGGGAGATGTCACACAGATTGATCTGCCCAAAAAACAGATGTCCGGTTTACACAATGCCCTGCGCATACTCGACGATATACCTGGTATAGAGATTATTTACCTCAATGGCGATGATGTGGTAAGGCATAAACTGGTAAAAAGAATATTAAAAGCATACGGCGATATACAGTAA
- a CDS encoding SAM hydrolase/SAM-dependent halogenase family protein, whose translation MAIITLTTDLGSKDFYQAALKGSILTILPTATIVDVTHEVPSFNISHAAFVLKNCYLYFPKGTVHLIGIDSVFSEHTKYIALKHKDHFFVGADNGIFSLLFDEKPDEIVELNIMQDLKYLHFPLVDIFVKAATQLARGAKLKDIGVPTENIEERMLLNPVIERDIIRGSVIYIDTFSNVITNITKELFTKIQRNRDFTLYFRKSETISQLSWHYNEVPEGEKLCLFGISNHLEIAINKGKASGLLGLHLNDIVRVEFHP comes from the coding sequence ATGGCCATTATTACATTAACAACAGATTTAGGATCAAAAGATTTCTACCAGGCTGCCCTTAAGGGTAGTATCCTGACTATCTTGCCTACAGCTACAATTGTTGATGTAACCCATGAGGTGCCATCCTTTAATATCTCGCACGCTGCTTTTGTATTAAAAAACTGTTACCTATACTTTCCTAAAGGAACAGTCCACCTCATTGGCATCGATTCTGTATTCAGTGAGCACACCAAATACATTGCATTAAAACACAAAGATCATTTTTTTGTAGGTGCCGACAATGGGATCTTCTCTTTATTATTTGATGAAAAACCAGATGAAATTGTAGAGCTCAATATTATGCAGGACCTGAAGTACCTCCATTTTCCACTGGTAGATATTTTTGTAAAGGCAGCTACACAGCTGGCCAGGGGTGCCAAATTAAAAGACATAGGTGTACCTACCGAGAACATTGAGGAACGGATGCTGCTTAACCCTGTTATCGAACGGGACATCATCAGGGGAAGTGTAATTTATATTGATACCTTTAGCAATGTGATCACCAATATCACCAAAGAACTGTTTACCAAGATTCAGCGCAACAGGGATTTCACTTTGTATTTTCGCAAAAGCGAAACCATCAGTCAGCTGAGCTGGCATTACAATGAAGTGCCCGAAGGCGAAAAATTATGTTTGTTCGGTATCAGTAACCATCTTGAGATCGCCATCAACAAAGGAAAGGCCAGTGGCCTGCTGGGCCTGCACCTGAACGATATTGTCAGGGTCGAATTTCATCCTTAA
- a CDS encoding N-acetylmuramoyl-L-alanine amidase family protein, with amino-acid sequence MRLKIYVFLAAISLIISSQATFAQGYKVKTIVIDAGHGGPKSGAAGSYSLEKNVALKVALKLGKKFEEEMPEVKILYTRKTDVDVEFHKRAALANDNKADIFISIHCNSMPDRRVVTGYTTTKGGKKIARYGYVKNTSTSGTETFVAGSHRLDEQDVAIRENADIKLEKNYKQNYDGYDPNDPETFIILSLFKNTFRDKSLKLARLIQNNYTNDDKRVNRGVKEQGILILQRCGMPAVLTEIGFISNPREEDYMNSASGQDEIVNSIFKAVKTYKRETEIN; translated from the coding sequence ATGAGATTGAAGATATATGTATTCCTGGCTGCCATTTCACTAATTATAAGTTCGCAAGCTACTTTTGCTCAGGGATATAAAGTTAAGACCATTGTGATAGACGCGGGTCATGGCGGGCCAAAATCGGGTGCAGCAGGGAGTTATTCACTGGAAAAGAATGTTGCCCTCAAAGTGGCCTTAAAACTGGGCAAAAAGTTTGAAGAAGAAATGCCGGAAGTTAAAATCCTGTACACAAGAAAAACCGATGTGGACGTTGAATTTCACAAAAGAGCCGCCCTGGCCAACGACAATAAAGCCGATATATTCATTTCCATACACTGTAATTCTATGCCCGACAGAAGGGTTGTAACAGGTTATACCACTACAAAAGGCGGCAAAAAAATAGCCAGATATGGTTATGTAAAAAATACCTCAACCAGTGGGACGGAAACGTTTGTAGCCGGATCGCACCGGCTGGACGAGCAGGATGTGGCCATAAGAGAAAATGCGGATATCAAACTGGAAAAAAACTATAAACAGAATTACGATGGTTATGATCCGAATGACCCTGAAACATTTATTATACTATCTTTGTTCAAAAATACATTCAGGGACAAAAGCCTGAAGTTGGCAAGGTTAATCCAGAACAATTACACAAACGATGACAAAAGGGTTAACAGAGGTGTAAAAGAACAGGGCATTTTAATTTTACAAAGATGCGGAATGCCTGCAGTTTTAACGGAAATAGGGTTCATTTCTAATCCAAGAGAAGAAGATTATATGAATTCGGCCAGTGGGCAGGATGAAATTGTAAACTCCATCTTTAAAGCGGTAAAGACATATAAAAGAGAAACTGAAATCAATTAA
- a CDS encoding STAS domain-containing protein → MKFSVDKHEKYVVLKLNESKLTNDNTPKLKSEFILLNTEGYCNIVLDLSSVKQCDDSQDLSSLLFGDRLCKKANGLFIVTGINEVVAKILEMSSLDQSLTIVSKIDEATDLIFMEEIEKELLGSVDKD, encoded by the coding sequence ATGAAATTTTCAGTAGATAAGCATGAAAAGTATGTGGTTTTAAAGCTTAATGAATCAAAGCTTACAAACGACAATACACCAAAGTTGAAATCTGAGTTCATTTTATTGAACACAGAAGGTTATTGTAATATTGTATTAGACCTTTCATCGGTAAAGCAGTGTGATGATTCTCAGGACCTGAGCAGTTTACTTTTTGGTGATAGATTGTGTAAAAAAGCCAACGGATTGTTTATTGTAACCGGTATCAATGAGGTTGTAGCTAAGATATTGGAAATGTCGAGCCTTGACCAGTCACTTACCATTGTTTCTAAAATTGATGAGGCTACAGACCTGATCTTTATGGAAGAAATAGAAAAAGAACTGTTGGGGAGCGTAGATAAAGATTAA
- a CDS encoding putative LPS assembly protein LptD, with amino-acid sequence MLVLLTSVGNHAFAFTSFSSFQVVQQIDTAKKDTLKKGIVKSDPKDTTASEKIQYAAKDSIAFSKDSSIVYLYGKARVIYQGLELDADYITYDNKTHLIYARGTKDTKGKYIGRPIFKMEGQGTSLADSLRFNTITKEGNIYGVFTEQEGGFFSGGKAKKQPDDEIHSKGQTYSTCNLPHPHYGLHITKGIVTENQIITGPVYLQIEDIPLPIALPFAFFPKPNKRSSGIILPTPGEDYTRGFFLQDGGYYLGLSDYWDARITGSIYSYGSYNARLASTYTQRYKFNGNVDLSYAFTKNGTRGTQDFSTSKDFSIRWNHSQNANAKPGTTFSASVDAGTSTFDRETAAGGTYDPNRIARNTLGSSISYGRTFGQGINFTGALRHSQETATKSVSLVLPDVTLSVPTFNPFDSKDRVGEQKWYQKITVGYNMQATNQITSPDSLLFKKESLKKFRSGFQHTIPVNMAFNLLRYFNFNVGTTYTEKWHFQSIRKTYFKVPNKADAIFIDTIPGFNRSGQYSLSGGMSTKIYSTAQFKNFGKFKAIRHVMTPSVNFSYTPDFSALKLGNYKEALYDDRTKVMTRDAKGNLVPLLYSIHESSYYGGPGMGKNASIGFSVDNTVEAKFLSPKDTTGTGEKKIPIIQGLGISGSYNLLAESFKLSTLSFSGRSQFTDKLGINYYGTLNPYLYADSTDKLTNNTVRYLKDKYTWTEGKLPRLTNFGFSFNYSLNPEALKKKNDANDKIKEQANSGAITPEQAEALAKVSRDPNAFVDFNIPWNFAFSYTFNYSTNEVSQNGTVTNTLNFNGDANITPKWKVTFSSGWDFQRNTISQTNFSIYRDLHCWDMSFSWVPFGFYQSYSVDIKVKASILQDLKLSKRKGYYTKF; translated from the coding sequence ATGCTTGTTTTACTAACATCTGTTGGTAACCATGCATTTGCATTTACTTCTTTTTCTTCGTTTCAGGTTGTACAGCAAATTGATACCGCAAAGAAGGATACCCTGAAAAAGGGTATAGTTAAAAGTGATCCTAAAGATACCACTGCATCAGAAAAAATTCAATATGCTGCTAAAGATTCTATCGCTTTCAGCAAAGATAGCAGTATAGTTTATCTGTACGGTAAGGCCAGGGTAATTTACCAGGGACTGGAACTGGATGCCGACTACATTACTTATGACAACAAAACCCACCTGATTTATGCCCGGGGAACCAAAGATACAAAAGGAAAATATATAGGCCGGCCCATCTTTAAAATGGAAGGACAGGGAACTTCACTGGCCGATTCGCTCAGGTTCAATACAATTACGAAAGAGGGGAATATATATGGAGTTTTTACAGAACAGGAGGGTGGTTTTTTCTCTGGTGGTAAAGCTAAAAAACAACCCGATGATGAAATTCACAGTAAAGGACAGACCTATAGTACCTGTAATTTGCCCCATCCGCATTATGGTCTGCACATTACCAAGGGGATTGTAACAGAAAACCAGATCATTACAGGGCCGGTGTATTTACAGATAGAAGATATACCCTTGCCTATAGCCCTGCCTTTTGCATTTTTCCCCAAGCCGAACAAAAGAAGCTCGGGGATTATCCTGCCCACACCCGGAGAAGATTATACCAGGGGCTTCTTTTTACAGGATGGGGGCTATTACCTGGGCCTCAGCGATTACTGGGACGCCAGGATAACCGGAAGTATATATAGCTATGGTTCTTATAATGCCCGGCTTGCCTCTACTTATACCCAAAGATATAAGTTTAATGGTAATGTAGACCTGAGCTATGCTTTTACCAAGAACGGGACCAGGGGAACGCAGGACTTTAGTACCAGTAAAGATTTTAGCATACGATGGAACCATTCACAAAATGCCAATGCCAAGCCGGGAACAACATTTTCTGCAAGTGTTGATGCGGGTACAAGTACCTTTGACCGGGAGACAGCTGCCGGAGGAACGTACGATCCAAACCGGATCGCAAGAAATACACTGGGATCAAGTATCTCTTATGGCCGTACCTTTGGTCAGGGCATAAACTTTACAGGCGCCCTGCGCCATTCGCAGGAAACTGCCACAAAGAGTGTAAGTCTGGTGCTTCCCGATGTCACGCTGTCTGTGCCCACATTTAACCCTTTTGATTCTAAGGACAGGGTAGGCGAGCAGAAATGGTACCAGAAAATAACAGTAGGTTATAATATGCAGGCCACCAACCAGATCACTTCACCTGATTCTTTATTGTTTAAAAAAGAATCGCTCAAGAAGTTCAGAAGTGGCTTCCAGCATACCATTCCTGTTAACATGGCCTTTAATTTACTGAGGTATTTTAATTTTAATGTGGGTACTACCTATACGGAAAAATGGCATTTTCAATCGATCAGAAAAACTTATTTTAAAGTACCCAACAAAGCAGATGCTATTTTTATAGATACCATTCCTGGCTTTAACCGTTCTGGCCAGTATTCCCTCAGCGGGGGAATGTCGACCAAAATCTATTCTACTGCCCAGTTTAAAAATTTCGGAAAATTTAAGGCCATCAGACATGTGATGACCCCAAGTGTGAATTTTAGTTATACCCCTGATTTTTCCGCCCTTAAGCTGGGGAATTATAAGGAGGCCCTTTATGATGATAGGACCAAAGTGATGACGCGTGACGCAAAGGGCAACCTGGTACCGCTGCTGTATTCCATTCATGAATCTTCTTATTATGGCGGGCCCGGAATGGGAAAAAATGCTTCTATTGGTTTCTCGGTTGACAATACAGTAGAAGCAAAATTTTTATCACCAAAAGACACGACAGGCACCGGAGAAAAGAAAATCCCCATCATTCAGGGATTAGGGATCAGCGGATCCTATAACCTGCTTGCCGAAAGCTTTAAATTATCAACTTTAAGCTTTAGCGGCCGTTCACAGTTTACAGATAAACTGGGGATAAATTACTATGGTACTTTAAATCCGTATTTGTATGCGGATTCCACAGATAAACTGACAAATAATACTGTGCGTTATCTAAAAGATAAATATACCTGGACGGAGGGCAAACTGCCCCGCCTTACCAATTTTGGTTTCTCTTTTAACTACAGCCTGAACCCGGAAGCTTTAAAAAAGAAAAATGATGCGAACGATAAAATAAAGGAGCAGGCCAATAGTGGTGCCATCACTCCAGAACAGGCAGAGGCCCTGGCTAAGGTGAGCCGCGATCCGAATGCCTTTGTTGATTTTAACATCCCATGGAATTTTGCCTTCTCTTATACTTTCAATTACAGTACCAATGAGGTAAGCCAGAATGGTACAGTTACCAATACTTTAAACTTTAATGGTGATGCCAATATTACCCCCAAATGGAAGGTTACATTCAGTTCCGGATGGGACTTTCAGCGCAATACCATTTCCCAGACCAATTTTTCGATATACCGGGATTTACATTGCTGGGACATGAGCTTTAGCTGGGTGCCATTTGGTTTTTACCAGAGCTATTCAGTTGACATTAAAGTGAAGGCCTCTATTCTTCAGGACCTGAAGCTGAGCAAAAGAAAAGGATATTATACCAAATTTTAA
- a CDS encoding N-acetylmuramoyl-L-alanine amidase family protein yields MKNIPLLRPNAILIVFISFIFTIASNYQAFTQEYKIKTIVIDAGHGGRDGSTRGLYSTEKDVALKTALHLGAAIEANMKDVKVIYTRSTDVFIPLYERIAIANNAKADLFISIHCNDMPVHRSTIVTGYKKNSRGKRVAITETVYRKSTSTRGVETFVSGMGRMNEQDEVIKRENAAIFLEDNYKENYEGFDPNNPENYIILSLMKNTFRTQSLKLAKLVQDQYIRVGRIDRGVQEKSLAVLARAGMPAILTEIGFISNPDEENYMNSEAGQNEITECLLKAIENYRKGIEG; encoded by the coding sequence ATGAAAAATATACCATTGCTCAGACCAAATGCAATTTTGATCGTATTTATTTCTTTTATTTTTACTATCGCATCTAATTACCAGGCATTTACGCAAGAGTATAAAATAAAAACCATCGTAATTGACGCCGGTCATGGTGGGCGGGACGGCTCTACCAGAGGCCTGTATTCAACAGAGAAGGATGTAGCTTTAAAAACTGCCTTACACCTCGGTGCAGCAATAGAAGCCAATATGAAGGACGTAAAGGTAATTTATACCAGAAGTACAGATGTATTTATCCCATTATACGAGCGTATAGCAATTGCCAATAATGCAAAAGCTGATTTATTTATTTCTATCCATTGTAACGATATGCCCGTACACCGGTCTACCATTGTAACGGGATATAAAAAGAACAGTCGTGGTAAAAGAGTGGCCATTACTGAAACCGTATACCGTAAAAGTACTTCTACCAGAGGAGTGGAAACCTTTGTATCCGGGATGGGGAGAATGAACGAACAGGACGAGGTGATCAAAAGGGAAAATGCGGCGATCTTTCTGGAAGACAATTACAAAGAAAACTATGAAGGTTTTGACCCGAACAATCCTGAAAACTACATCATCCTGTCCTTAATGAAAAACACCTTCAGGACCCAAAGCCTTAAACTGGCCAAACTGGTGCAGGACCAGTACATCAGGGTTGGCCGTATTGATCGCGGCGTGCAGGAAAAAAGCCTTGCTGTACTTGCCCGTGCAGGCATGCCTGCAATTTTAACGGAAATTGGTTTCATCAGCAATCCCGATGAAGAGAACTATATGAACTCTGAAGCAGGGCAAAATGAAATTACGGAATGCTTATTGAAGGCTATTGAAAATTACAGAAAAGGAATTGAGGGATAA
- a CDS encoding MlaD family protein: protein MKIANETKVGILAAFSITLLIIGYNFLKGNAIFSNETVLYARYPRVDGLGVSKPVLINGFQIGRVDKLQLQSDGSILATLKIKGKYEIPKNSIAKLEGTDLLGSKAIVMELGTGQDFAQDGDTLNANVAKGLLETVQPVQKKAELIITKMDSILTSVNSILNPNFQKNVDKSFNSIASTLSSLEATSKKVDNLVGSEGSRVSAILANVEAISSNLKKNNEKINGILNNIGNITDQVAAANFKQTIENANKAMADLQTIVNKVNNGQGTLGMLVNDTKMYENLNNASKNLDNLMIDLKQNPKRYVHFSVFGGGKKDN from the coding sequence ATGAAGATAGCAAACGAAACTAAAGTAGGCATCCTGGCGGCCTTTTCAATTACCTTATTAATTATTGGTTATAACTTTTTAAAGGGTAATGCCATTTTTTCGAATGAGACCGTGCTGTACGCCAGATACCCTAGGGTTGATGGACTGGGCGTGTCCAAACCAGTTCTGATCAATGGTTTTCAGATTGGCCGCGTAGATAAGCTACAATTACAATCAGATGGGAGTATCCTGGCCACTTTAAAGATCAAGGGAAAATATGAAATCCCAAAAAACAGTATAGCTAAACTGGAAGGTACCGACCTGCTGGGCAGTAAAGCTATTGTAATGGAACTGGGCACGGGTCAGGATTTTGCGCAGGATGGGGATACCCTTAATGCAAATGTGGCTAAGGGTCTGCTTGAAACCGTACAGCCGGTTCAGAAAAAAGCTGAACTGATCATCACTAAAATGGATTCGATCCTGACAAGCGTAAACTCTATCCTAAACCCTAACTTTCAAAAGAATGTTGATAAAAGTTTTAACAGCATAGCTTCTACGCTTTCTTCATTGGAAGCTACATCTAAAAAGGTAGATAATCTGGTGGGCTCTGAAGGGTCCAGGGTATCTGCAATCCTGGCCAATGTAGAGGCCATTTCAAGTAACCTGAAAAAGAACAATGAAAAGATAAACGGCATATTGAATAACATTGGCAATATCACAGATCAGGTGGCTGCAGCTAATTTTAAACAGACCATAGAGAATGCCAATAAGGCCATGGCCGATCTGCAGACCATTGTTAATAAGGTGAACAACGGACAAGGAACCCTGGGTATGCTGGTGAATGATACAAAAATGTATGAAAACCTGAACAATGCCTCTAAAAACCTGGATAACCTGATGATAGACCTGAAACAAAATCCTAAACGTTACGTTCACTTCTCCGTATTCGGAGGTGGTAAAAAGGATAACTAA